A window of Chitinophaga sp. MM2321 contains these coding sequences:
- a CDS encoding TonB-dependent receptor yields the protein MKRLLLLMFLASGLLQAYAQTQLTKGKVLDDSGNPLPGATVRIKGTNLSSPTDAQGAFQIATGEQASPVLIISYIGYLTQEIPVNGSAPLSVQMKPDARSLNDVVVVGYGTQKKRDVTGATSSLKAVDIAKRPLVRVEQALQGTTSGVTVQSNSGQPGKGLSVRIRGASSVSGGNDPLYVIDGYIGGNIESVSPSDIESMEILKDASATAIYGSRASNGVVLITTKTGRSGKPRVDFSTWLSRASIPKKLSLLNAYDFAVQANKASFYKDSTGAPAFTDQEVKDLLGKQGTDWQDEVTQKAWVQNYQLSVSGGSESVKYFFSFNHLDQPGILINQWYKRNTLRANVDAKLNDRLNLKVNITAVLPQSHNTGYSGDITDPFAQAYQWDPTSPVKDENGNYIPRSTRGSNQFNPVANAMNQAVDVNTTNVTATGVVTYRILDHLIFTSNNSYELQSQLTQSVFPKQTNVGDAGGDYAQAETNRYRSWQNSNFLTYNNRFGDHGLTVTALFEQASKTNTNAKVQAKNLSTYNNGYYNLGLGGTQLTTGGYWADALISYMGRVNYSYKDKYLLTASVRTDGSSHLTQKYSTFPAVALGWVVDKENFMEGSKVITGLKIRASYGQTGNQAVPAYATIAQITSGGPAYYFDGNTPSVSTPLGTPVTQTLQWEKNTTYDAGVDIEFFRGRLTFTADAYNRQITDLLYNKPNPGYYGGGNFQKNLGSLENKGLEFSVGGTPVYGNKFKWTSNFNISFNRNKVLNLGDIDNVIVNNIGSAQTGAAILKVGQPLGSFFGYKFLGTWKTAQAADAALYGQKPGDARYEDVDNSHSYNTADLQVVGNGNPKFGFGFTNDFSYGNFSMNVMFQGTHGNQIYSFTTPYTLGGLGDARHATSTDVLKMWTPENQTDVPVYYSTNFLTSSRWVYDASYIKLKNISLTYTFPENLLGRARIHSLDIYVSAQNIWTITDYPGYDPEVTNATNAITQGLETGTIPNPKTYTVGLRLGL from the coding sequence ATGAAAAGATTATTATTGCTGATGTTCCTCGCATCTGGCCTGCTTCAGGCCTATGCCCAAACGCAGTTGACAAAAGGTAAAGTACTGGACGATTCCGGTAACCCATTACCCGGCGCTACTGTGAGAATAAAAGGTACTAACCTTTCAAGTCCTACTGATGCTCAGGGTGCATTTCAAATTGCAACCGGTGAGCAGGCTTCCCCGGTATTGATCATTTCTTACATCGGTTATCTGACACAGGAGATACCGGTCAATGGAAGTGCACCATTATCTGTTCAGATGAAACCTGATGCCAGGTCATTGAACGATGTGGTAGTAGTGGGTTATGGTACCCAGAAAAAAAGGGATGTAACTGGCGCTACCAGTTCACTGAAAGCCGTAGACATTGCCAAGCGTCCATTGGTAAGAGTTGAACAGGCGTTACAGGGTACTACTTCCGGCGTAACAGTTCAAAGTAACAGCGGTCAGCCCGGGAAAGGTTTGAGCGTGAGGATCAGGGGCGCCAGTTCTGTAAGTGGCGGCAATGATCCGTTGTATGTTATTGACGGCTATATCGGTGGAAACATTGAGTCGGTGAGTCCTTCGGATATCGAGTCTATGGAGATCCTGAAAGATGCTTCTGCTACCGCTATCTATGGTTCCAGGGCTTCTAACGGTGTAGTGCTCATTACTACAAAAACAGGTAGATCAGGGAAGCCAAGGGTTGACTTCAGTACCTGGTTGAGCAGAGCCAGCATCCCCAAGAAGCTGAGCTTACTGAACGCCTATGATTTTGCCGTACAGGCAAACAAAGCTTCCTTCTATAAAGATTCTACCGGCGCACCGGCATTCACGGATCAGGAAGTAAAAGATCTTCTTGGAAAACAAGGGACTGACTGGCAGGATGAAGTCACACAAAAAGCATGGGTACAGAATTACCAGTTGAGCGTATCCGGTGGATCTGAAAGCGTAAAGTATTTCTTCTCCTTTAACCACCTGGATCAACCTGGTATATTAATTAACCAGTGGTATAAGAGAAATACACTGAGAGCAAATGTTGATGCAAAATTAAATGACCGGTTAAACCTGAAAGTAAACATCACGGCGGTATTGCCACAAAGCCATAATACCGGTTATAGCGGAGATATTACCGATCCTTTTGCACAGGCATACCAGTGGGATCCAACCTCTCCGGTAAAGGATGAGAATGGCAATTATATTCCCCGTTCCACCAGAGGTTCCAACCAGTTCAACCCGGTAGCCAATGCCATGAATCAGGCGGTGGATGTAAATACCACCAATGTTACTGCCACGGGTGTGGTAACCTATCGCATCCTCGATCACCTGATCTTTACTTCCAATAACAGTTACGAGTTACAGTCACAGTTAACACAATCCGTGTTTCCCAAACAAACCAACGTGGGAGATGCAGGTGGCGATTATGCACAGGCAGAAACCAACAGGTACAGGAGCTGGCAGAACAGTAACTTCCTGACCTATAACAACCGGTTCGGAGATCATGGATTAACAGTGACCGCACTGTTTGAACAGGCTTCCAAAACCAATACCAACGCAAAAGTGCAGGCTAAAAATTTATCTACCTATAACAATGGTTATTATAACCTGGGCCTGGGTGGTACACAGCTTACTACAGGCGGTTATTGGGCTGATGCACTTATCTCTTATATGGGCAGGGTGAATTATTCCTATAAAGATAAATACCTGCTTACTGCTTCTGTGCGTACAGATGGATCTTCTCATCTTACCCAGAAATATTCCACCTTCCCTGCGGTAGCATTAGGCTGGGTAGTGGATAAAGAAAATTTCATGGAAGGCTCAAAGGTGATCACTGGTCTGAAGATCCGTGCCAGTTACGGTCAAACAGGTAACCAGGCAGTACCTGCTTATGCTACTATTGCACAGATTACCAGCGGTGGTCCTGCTTATTATTTTGATGGTAACACACCCAGTGTATCCACCCCGTTGGGAACACCGGTAACACAAACCTTGCAATGGGAAAAAAATACGACCTATGATGCAGGAGTAGATATTGAATTTTTCCGCGGCCGTTTAACATTCACGGCTGATGCGTATAACAGGCAGATTACCGATCTGCTCTACAATAAGCCGAACCCTGGATATTATGGTGGTGGCAACTTCCAGAAAAACCTGGGTAGCCTGGAAAACAAGGGCCTTGAATTTAGTGTAGGTGGTACACCCGTGTATGGAAACAAGTTTAAATGGACCAGTAATTTTAATATCTCTTTCAACAGGAACAAAGTGTTAAACCTCGGTGATATTGATAATGTGATTGTAAACAATATCGGATCTGCCCAAACAGGTGCTGCTATTCTGAAAGTAGGCCAGCCACTGGGCTCTTTCTTTGGTTACAAATTCCTCGGTACCTGGAAAACTGCACAGGCAGCAGATGCTGCATTGTATGGTCAGAAACCGGGTGATGCCAGGTATGAAGATGTAGATAACAGCCACTCCTATAATACCGCAGATCTGCAGGTGGTTGGTAATGGTAATCCTAAGTTTGGTTTTGGGTTTACCAATGATTTCTCCTATGGCAACTTCAGTATGAATGTAATGTTCCAGGGTACACATGGTAATCAGATCTATTCCTTTACTACCCCTTATACGTTGGGTGGTTTGGGTGATGCCCGCCATGCTACTTCTACGGATGTCCTGAAAATGTGGACACCGGAAAATCAGACAGATGTTCCTGTTTATTACAGTACCAACTTCCTGACCAGCAGCCGTTGGGTATATGATGCCAGTTATATAAAGCTGAAGAATATTTCGCTGACTTACACCTTCCCTGAAAATTTATTGGGCAGGGCAAGAATTCACAGTCTTGATATTTATGTGAGCGCACAGAATATATGGACTATTACAGATTATCCTGGTTATGATCCGGAAGTAACCAATGCTACCAATGCTATTACGCAGGGGCTGGAAACCGGTACCATTCCGAATCCTAAAACATATACTGTTGGTTTAAGACTTGGTTTATAG
- a CDS encoding RagB/SusD family nutrient uptake outer membrane protein has product MNIKYFLPLAVAVVLGTASCVKLTEDPKGNLTPGNYFATQKDLDASVASIYQKLSVDGAWGFTNKMTSYFGADDLTTDPGLNKQDMREYDKLEGTSTNEGIKAQWNGPWNAIYQANNVLANYEKIPGTDAGAMDLKNKSAGQAYFLRALCYFYLVRTFGQVPLVDKPADIAVLPPRAEVSAVYELIVSDLKQAAALLPDKWTGSADVGRASGLASRALLAHVYLTMAGWPLNQSANFALAATEADAVIKANKFSLVPDYLEVFKTNNNAESIFSIQFNVGGNVPNRSFGSTCVPLEESGLDNSGGWDDFYPEVNFFLNAPKCTRTDETFYTVIKKQNPDKKTYTLLPWNSSATNAKHPYYKKFRYGVGDGVKETDTSIITIQPSTNKTTDIIRYAETLLIYAEASAMASGAPSAASYDAINEVRHRAGLLPLKTGLSAAAFRDSVVYERAYEFAGEFGQRWFDIVRLQLLPKVLAERSKTLEPNAINPTSLTNPAPKYLAPIPFGDLSLSPGWTQNPSY; this is encoded by the coding sequence ATGAATATAAAATATTTCTTGCCTTTAGCGGTGGCAGTGGTGCTGGGAACAGCTTCCTGCGTAAAGCTGACGGAAGATCCTAAAGGAAACTTAACACCCGGTAATTATTTTGCTACGCAGAAAGACCTGGATGCATCCGTTGCTTCCATTTATCAGAAGCTGAGTGTAGATGGAGCCTGGGGTTTTACAAATAAAATGACTTCCTATTTCGGTGCAGACGACCTCACAACAGATCCGGGTTTGAACAAACAGGATATGCGCGAGTACGACAAGCTGGAAGGCACCAGTACCAATGAGGGTATCAAAGCGCAATGGAACGGCCCCTGGAATGCCATTTACCAGGCTAATAACGTACTGGCAAATTATGAGAAGATACCAGGTACAGACGCCGGTGCGATGGATCTGAAAAATAAATCAGCCGGGCAGGCATACTTCCTTCGGGCACTATGCTATTTCTACCTGGTGAGAACTTTTGGACAGGTACCGCTGGTCGATAAACCTGCTGATATTGCGGTGCTACCACCCAGAGCAGAGGTAAGTGCCGTCTATGAACTTATTGTAAGTGATCTGAAACAAGCCGCTGCTTTATTACCAGACAAATGGACGGGTAGTGCTGACGTAGGACGTGCCAGTGGCCTTGCATCAAGGGCGTTACTGGCACATGTGTATCTAACTATGGCCGGCTGGCCGCTGAACCAGTCAGCCAACTTCGCTTTGGCTGCAACTGAAGCGGATGCGGTGATCAAGGCAAATAAGTTTTCGCTGGTACCGGACTACCTGGAGGTGTTCAAAACAAATAACAACGCAGAAAGCATTTTTAGTATCCAGTTTAATGTGGGTGGGAATGTACCCAACCGTTCCTTCGGTTCTACCTGTGTACCCCTGGAAGAATCAGGACTGGATAATTCCGGTGGCTGGGATGACTTTTATCCTGAAGTTAATTTCTTCCTGAATGCACCCAAGTGTACCCGTACCGATGAAACTTTTTATACCGTTATTAAAAAGCAGAATCCGGATAAAAAAACCTACACTTTATTGCCATGGAATAGCAGCGCAACAAATGCGAAACATCCTTATTACAAAAAGTTCCGTTATGGTGTAGGGGATGGTGTAAAAGAAACAGATACTTCTATTATCACGATTCAACCAAGTACCAATAAAACAACAGATATTATCCGTTATGCAGAGACGCTGCTGATTTATGCTGAAGCATCTGCCATGGCTTCCGGTGCTCCTTCGGCGGCATCCTATGACGCCATAAATGAAGTGAGACACCGCGCAGGCTTGCTTCCGCTGAAAACCGGTTTGTCTGCCGCCGCTTTCCGCGACTCTGTTGTGTATGAGCGCGCTTATGAATTTGCTGGTGAATTCGGACAACGCTGGTTTGATATCGTACGGCTGCAATTGTTGCCAAAAGTGCTGGCAGAACGCAGCAAAACATTGGAGCCAAATGCTATTAATCCAACCTCACTGACCAACCCTGCTCCGAAATATCTTGCTCCGATACCTTTTGGTGATCTGAGCCTGAGCCCGGGATGGACACAAAATCCCAGCTACTAG
- a CDS encoding GH92 family glycosyl hydrolase: MKKITWKLCGPLLLTPFLFLCGTMKVLAGDTIPGNRQNIDLIDPTIGNVGHLLEPTRPTVQLPNQLIRFTPQRQDFMDDQISSFPLTIVSHRLGQVFSIKPSIEAPGKTAWQSRMAYDHNLEVNKPWYYSTWLLNEEINVEFTAGKKAGYYRFRFPEGENKSLLFDVYNDGAAEYNFLPGNAIAGMETYNGDIKVYMYGMFSQAGIPGVLEDDQLSSKKSIAGKGIKACISFPAATREVTFKYAISYISAAQAKKNYEEEISKKNFEAVVASGKKAWTGVMSQINVKGGTPAQLRSFYTALYRCYERAIDITEDGQYYSGFDKQIHKDNRPFYVDDWSWDTYLALHPLRMILNPAREEDMLESYVHMYEQSGWLPTFPVLFGDHACMNGFHSSIVMLDAWRKGLKNFNIEKAYEGMRKNATAATMLPWRNGNKTILDDIYHDKGYFPALHIGEKETVAAVHPFEKRQAVAVTLGGSYDDWALAELAGDLHKKDDQRLFAPRGQNYKNLWNADKQFFLPKDDKGNWIDINVKFDGGTGGRDYYDENNGWTYLWQVQQDIPGLISLMGGKQSFENRLDQLFREPLGMSRYEFWNKFPDATGLVGQYSMGNEPSFHIPYLYNYTNAPWKTQERIRFLLDSWFKDNIFGIPGDEDGGGMSAFVVFSSMGFYPITPGIPEYTIGSPVFEKISITLPDKKIFTINAHNCSVVNKYIQSARFNGQPLNKPTFTHQQLLDGGTLELFMGPKPNKHWGVQ, encoded by the coding sequence ATGAAAAAAATAACGTGGAAACTGTGCGGCCCTTTGCTGCTGACACCTTTCTTATTCTTATGCGGTACGATGAAAGTACTGGCCGGCGATACCATTCCCGGCAACAGGCAGAACATTGACCTGATTGACCCTACCATTGGAAATGTAGGGCACCTGCTGGAGCCTACAAGACCTACTGTACAGCTACCCAATCAGCTGATCCGTTTTACACCGCAGCGACAGGATTTCATGGATGACCAGATTTCCAGTTTCCCGCTGACGATCGTATCACACCGGCTCGGACAGGTGTTTTCCATCAAACCATCTATAGAGGCGCCCGGTAAAACAGCCTGGCAATCCAGGATGGCCTATGATCATAACCTGGAAGTGAACAAGCCATGGTATTATTCCACCTGGTTACTGAATGAAGAAATTAATGTAGAATTTACAGCTGGCAAGAAAGCAGGTTATTATCGTTTCCGCTTTCCCGAAGGAGAAAATAAATCGTTGTTATTTGATGTATATAACGATGGCGCCGCCGAATACAATTTTCTGCCAGGTAATGCCATAGCCGGTATGGAAACCTATAACGGCGATATAAAGGTATATATGTATGGGATGTTCAGCCAGGCAGGTATACCCGGCGTGCTGGAAGATGATCAGCTGAGTAGCAAAAAAAGCATTGCTGGTAAAGGTATCAAAGCCTGTATCAGTTTTCCGGCTGCTACCAGGGAAGTAACGTTTAAATACGCGATCAGTTATATCAGTGCAGCACAGGCGAAGAAAAATTATGAAGAAGAGATCAGCAAAAAGAATTTTGAAGCAGTAGTTGCCAGCGGTAAAAAAGCGTGGACCGGTGTCATGTCGCAGATCAATGTGAAAGGTGGTACACCAGCACAGTTACGTTCTTTTTATACGGCCTTGTATCGCTGTTATGAAAGAGCGATAGACATCACGGAAGACGGACAGTATTACAGCGGTTTTGATAAACAGATCCATAAAGATAACCGTCCGTTTTATGTAGATGACTGGTCGTGGGATACTTACCTGGCCCTGCATCCGCTGAGAATGATCCTGAACCCTGCCAGGGAAGAGGATATGTTGGAATCCTACGTACACATGTACGAGCAAAGCGGCTGGCTGCCTACTTTCCCGGTATTGTTCGGTGATCATGCATGTATGAATGGTTTTCATTCTTCTATAGTCATGCTGGATGCATGGAGAAAAGGACTAAAAAACTTTAATATAGAAAAAGCCTACGAGGGCATGCGCAAAAATGCGACCGCCGCTACTATGCTGCCCTGGCGCAATGGCAACAAAACAATACTGGATGATATCTATCACGATAAAGGATATTTTCCTGCATTACATATAGGGGAGAAGGAAACAGTAGCAGCCGTACATCCTTTTGAAAAGAGACAGGCCGTGGCAGTGACACTGGGCGGCAGTTATGACGATTGGGCACTGGCTGAATTAGCTGGTGATCTGCATAAGAAAGATGACCAGCGTTTGTTTGCACCAAGAGGACAGAACTACAAAAATCTCTGGAACGCAGATAAACAATTCTTCCTGCCTAAAGATGATAAGGGCAACTGGATTGACATCAATGTGAAATTTGATGGGGGCACAGGAGGACGTGATTACTATGATGAAAACAACGGCTGGACATACCTCTGGCAGGTACAGCAGGATATTCCCGGTCTGATCAGTTTAATGGGCGGAAAGCAATCCTTTGAAAACAGGTTGGATCAGTTGTTCCGCGAACCGCTGGGGATGTCGCGCTATGAGTTCTGGAATAAATTCCCGGATGCTACCGGCCTGGTAGGTCAGTATTCCATGGGTAACGAACCCAGTTTTCATATTCCATACCTGTACAACTATACCAATGCTCCCTGGAAAACACAGGAGCGCATCCGTTTCCTGCTGGATAGCTGGTTCAAGGATAATATCTTCGGTATTCCCGGTGATGAAGATGGTGGTGGGATGTCTGCTTTTGTTGTCTTTTCTTCTATGGGCTTTTATCCAATCACACCGGGTATTCCGGAGTATACTATTGGTAGCCCGGTGTTTGAAAAAATAAGTATAACACTGCCTGATAAAAAAATATTTACCATCAACGCACATAACTGTTCTGTGGTAAATAAATATATTCAATCTGCCAGGTTCAACGGTCAACCTTTAAATAAACCAACGTTCACCCATCAGCAATTGTTAGACGGAGGAACCCTTGAATTGTTCATGGGACCTAAGCCTAACAAGCACTGGGGTGTTCAATAG
- a CDS encoding glycoside hydrolase family 2 TIM barrel-domain containing protein, translating to MKRIARHYYITTLLCFFFIPVIAQSVSSGSRPFNSEWRFFLGDATGAEKPGFDDRNWRSLDIPHDWSIEDLPNQSDHNVIGPFYRKSVGATSTGYTVGGHGWYRKKFVLPEADHGKLVSVLFDGIYMQSDLWINGHYLGHHAYGYTPIHYDLSPYLNPAGQPNILAVQVKNEGRNSRWYTGSGIYRNAWLNVTDPVHIPQWGVFVTTPKVTEKEAVVSITASVTNTLQQAVASTMLITIVDANGKQVAKVRAGSNIKSNETVAIQRAIRIPKPKLWSPDSPTQYSAIVSLYRNEKLTGQTTTRFGIRSIHFDAAQGFLLNGKRLLLKGGSVHHDNGIIGSAAINRAEIRKAQLLKSNGFNAVRTSHNPPSEAFLDACDSIGLLVIDEAFDMWQRQKNAQDYHLYFNDYWQKDLRSIILRDRNHPSVLLWSIGNEINERADPTGLALTKQLRDEVRKLDTTRPVTAGICDFSDFPKGQKHWDETAPAFEILDVAGYNYQLATYVSDHDKYPSRVIVGTESFPVQRFENWQAVEKYPWITGDFVWTAMDYIGETAIGHTVMDNEKDGGALEWPWFNGNCGDIDLIGGKKPQAYYRDVIWNRSKIAMAVHAPIPKGLTEVVSKWGWPDERQSWTWPGQEGAPMDVTVYSRYPTVRLELNGNIIAEKSCSPETSLTARFKVPYQPGVLKVTGIENGIRKDSSILQTSGKPSRIRLTADRQIIQADRNDLAYIRADIVDENGVIITEPVTLHFTVEGDAELMATGNADPKDMRSFTQPTCTTYRGSCLIILRPKGKTGTAKLKVVAENIPDSEIRIELAENAQ from the coding sequence ATGAAACGTATCGCCAGGCATTATTATATTACTACGCTTTTATGTTTTTTTTTCATCCCCGTAATAGCGCAATCCGTTTCATCAGGGAGCCGTCCATTCAACAGTGAATGGCGGTTTTTTCTGGGAGACGCTACAGGCGCAGAAAAGCCGGGATTTGATGACCGTAACTGGCGTAGTCTTGATATACCACACGACTGGAGCATTGAGGATTTGCCCAATCAGTCCGATCACAATGTGATAGGCCCCTTTTACCGTAAAAGCGTGGGCGCCACTTCAACGGGTTATACGGTAGGTGGGCACGGCTGGTACAGGAAAAAATTTGTGCTGCCGGAAGCAGACCACGGCAAATTAGTATCCGTTCTCTTCGACGGTATCTATATGCAAAGTGATCTCTGGATCAATGGTCATTATCTCGGTCATCACGCTTATGGCTATACGCCGATACATTATGACCTGTCTCCTTACCTGAACCCTGCCGGTCAGCCCAACATATTAGCGGTACAAGTAAAGAACGAAGGACGTAACAGCAGGTGGTACACCGGCTCAGGTATTTATCGTAATGCCTGGTTAAACGTAACAGATCCCGTACATATACCACAGTGGGGCGTATTCGTTACTACACCGAAGGTAACCGAAAAAGAAGCAGTGGTCAGCATTACCGCTTCCGTTACCAACACGCTGCAACAGGCTGTTGCCAGCACAATGCTGATCACGATTGTTGATGCGAATGGTAAGCAGGTAGCTAAAGTGCGTGCTGGCTCAAATATAAAATCTAACGAAACAGTAGCCATTCAACGGGCAATACGCATTCCCAAACCAAAACTGTGGTCACCGGATAGTCCTACGCAGTACAGTGCGATAGTGTCCTTATACCGCAACGAAAAGTTAACCGGGCAAACAACCACCAGGTTCGGCATACGCTCCATCCATTTTGATGCCGCACAAGGTTTCTTATTGAATGGAAAACGATTATTGCTGAAAGGTGGTTCTGTTCACCATGACAACGGCATCATTGGCTCAGCCGCCATCAACAGGGCCGAAATAAGAAAAGCGCAACTGCTGAAGTCCAATGGATTCAATGCCGTGCGTACCAGTCACAATCCGCCTTCGGAAGCATTCCTGGATGCATGTGACAGCATAGGACTGCTGGTCATTGACGAGGCATTTGATATGTGGCAAAGACAAAAAAATGCACAGGACTATCATCTCTACTTCAATGATTACTGGCAAAAAGATCTCCGGTCTATCATCTTACGTGATCGTAATCATCCTTCTGTTTTACTATGGAGCATAGGTAATGAAATCAATGAAAGAGCTGATCCCACCGGACTGGCGCTGACAAAACAACTGCGTGATGAAGTCAGAAAACTGGATACCACCCGTCCTGTAACAGCTGGCATCTGCGATTTCAGCGATTTCCCCAAAGGACAAAAGCATTGGGATGAAACAGCGCCCGCCTTCGAAATACTGGATGTTGCCGGCTATAATTACCAATTAGCCACGTATGTAAGCGATCATGATAAATATCCCTCCCGCGTAATCGTAGGCACAGAATCATTCCCGGTGCAACGGTTTGAAAACTGGCAGGCAGTGGAGAAATACCCCTGGATCACAGGTGATTTTGTATGGACAGCGATGGATTATATAGGCGAAACCGCTATCGGTCATACCGTAATGGACAATGAAAAAGATGGTGGCGCATTAGAGTGGCCCTGGTTCAACGGCAATTGCGGAGACATTGACCTCATTGGCGGAAAGAAACCACAGGCTTATTACAGGGATGTGATATGGAACCGAAGCAAAATAGCCATGGCAGTACATGCCCCTATTCCCAAAGGGCTTACTGAAGTAGTGAGTAAATGGGGCTGGCCAGATGAAAGACAAAGCTGGACCTGGCCAGGACAGGAAGGCGCACCGATGGATGTAACCGTTTATTCGCGTTATCCTACAGTGAGATTAGAGCTGAATGGAAACATCATTGCAGAAAAATCCTGTTCTCCTGAAACCAGTCTCACAGCTCGTTTTAAAGTACCCTACCAACCGGGCGTATTAAAAGTTACCGGTATTGAAAATGGGATTAGAAAAGATTCCAGCATACTGCAAACTTCCGGAAAGCCAAGCCGGATAAGATTAACTGCAGACCGGCAGATCATCCAGGCGGACCGTAATGACCTGGCCTATATCCGGGCAGACATCGTAGATGAAAATGGGGTGATCATCACGGAGCCGGTAACGCTTCACTTCACCGTGGAAGGTGATGCGGAACTGATGGCCACCGGCAACGCCGATCCTAAGGATATGCGGAGCTTTACCCAGCCTACCTGCACTACTTACCGCGGGAGCTGCCTGATTATTCTGCGGCCTAAAGGCAAAACAGGCACCGCAAAACTAAAGGTGGTTGCGGAAAATATTCCGGATAGTGAAATCAGGATAGAGCTGGCGGAAAATGCACAATAG
- a CDS encoding RagB/SusD family nutrient uptake outer membrane protein, producing MNYKYFSILTILIAGTFMQGCEKSKFLDTAPLNAITAASVFSKPELAKANLLTIYGLLPQYLGRGGGVIFDMNTRDAAHSFGGLLFTNLRGNNYNAGAGSMEYNLGGQWAMNYEKIRQANTFLEGVEGSSFDEPVKKGYRGEGRFLRAVFYLELYSFYRGVPIITAPQSLQDSAAYKVKRNTAAETIQFIINEFEEASAELPLEWKGEDKGRAEKGASLAMEVRALMYKASLSNDQAAYEQAAKVAQRVLDLNTYSLHPDYGKMFFDKSDNNREFIVSYNTEPRQINGAPDWVLVNAPESGGAWGGGMPSQNLVDQFEMTDGKLPSESPLYNPQDPYKNRDPRFDASIYHQGSTFKGIPLQFYVGGKDYIVGGNQSTGYYIKKAIDETITNYYEYGITSQHFLQPILRYADLLLMYAEALNESGKPDDAAIYVNQVRARPGVNMPPLVTGLNKIQMREKIRHERQIELNFEEMRYHDVRRWNIAKEVCEGPLYGVKITKNGDGSLTYGTQLIETRTFEQKYTLLPIPQEEIDKNPYIEQNTGF from the coding sequence ATGAACTATAAATATTTCAGCATACTCACCATTTTAATAGCCGGCACATTCATGCAGGGCTGCGAAAAATCAAAATTCCTGGATACTGCGCCGCTCAATGCCATCACGGCAGCATCCGTATTTTCCAAACCGGAACTGGCAAAAGCCAACCTGCTAACTATCTACGGATTACTCCCACAATACCTGGGTCGTGGCGGTGGTGTTATCTTTGACATGAATACACGGGATGCCGCGCATTCCTTTGGTGGATTGCTTTTCACCAATTTGCGCGGAAACAACTATAATGCAGGTGCCGGAAGTATGGAATATAACCTGGGAGGTCAGTGGGCGATGAATTATGAAAAAATCCGGCAGGCTAACACCTTCCTCGAAGGTGTGGAAGGCAGCTCTTTTGATGAACCGGTGAAAAAAGGTTACCGTGGTGAAGGCAGGTTTCTCAGAGCTGTATTTTATCTTGAATTATACAGTTTCTACAGGGGTGTTCCCATTATTACTGCTCCGCAATCCCTCCAGGATTCCGCTGCCTACAAAGTAAAACGTAATACCGCCGCAGAAACCATTCAATTCATTATTAATGAATTTGAAGAAGCATCCGCAGAACTTCCTCTTGAATGGAAAGGTGAAGATAAAGGAAGAGCAGAAAAGGGTGCATCTCTTGCAATGGAAGTAAGAGCCTTAATGTACAAGGCTTCGCTCAGCAATGACCAGGCAGCTTACGAACAAGCCGCAAAGGTGGCACAGCGGGTGCTGGATCTCAACACCTATTCACTCCATCCTGATTATGGAAAAATGTTCTTTGATAAATCAGATAATAACCGCGAGTTTATTGTTTCCTATAACACAGAACCACGTCAGATAAATGGAGCGCCGGATTGGGTACTGGTAAATGCACCAGAAAGCGGTGGCGCCTGGGGAGGTGGTATGCCCTCACAAAACCTGGTTGACCAGTTTGAAATGACCGATGGAAAACTTCCATCAGAATCCCCCCTTTACAATCCACAGGACCCTTATAAAAACCGTGATCCCCGCTTTGATGCCTCCATATACCACCAGGGATCTACTTTTAAAGGTATTCCACTACAATTTTATGTTGGCGGAAAAGATTATATCGTGGGCGGCAATCAATCTACCGGTTACTATATTAAAAAGGCAATCGATGAAACCATTACCAACTACTACGAGTACGGCATTACTTCCCAACATTTCCTACAACCTATTCTGCGATATGCTGATCTGTTGCTGATGTATGCCGAAGCATTGAATGAAAGCGGTAAACCAGACGATGCCGCCATTTATGTAAACCAGGTAAGGGCCCGTCCGGGTGTGAATATGCCCCCGTTGGTAACCGGACTTAATAAAATACAAATGCGCGAAAAAATTCGTCACGAACGCCAGATAGAATTGAATTTTGAAGAGATGCGCTACCATGATGTACGCCGGTGGAATATTGCCAAAGAAGTATGTGAGGGGCCGTTATATGGCGTCAAGATCACCAAAAATGGAGATGGTTCGCTCACCTATGGTACACAGTTAATTGAAACCCGGACTTTTGAACAGAAATACACCCTGTTACCAATACCACAGGAAGAGATAGATAAGAATCCTTATATTGAACAAAATACTGGTTTCTGA